A DNA window from Argiope bruennichi chromosome X2, qqArgBrue1.1, whole genome shotgun sequence contains the following coding sequences:
- the LOC129960389 gene encoding uncharacterized protein LOC129960389, whose product MHSMTFPVNKLWQLEVLGISSPTESEGGKGDIDLNDFNDKMKILPDGRYEIELPWKHDFKNLPSNKELVWRRHEKMMSKFGNGEFFSDYKKVFEDWKNLNIIERVPNLELNKECHYLSHRPAIKLESQTTKIRPVFDASAFERGKPSLNECLFKGINLIELIPDILDRFRMYPIGISADIEKAFLMLSVAPKDRNFLRFFYPCNELIYRHCRIVFGVSSSPFLLNATIMHLLENCTEFYDVQKLKCSFYVDNCLTGVCSISEAENFIEKAKIIISKGCFNLRGWESNVECKHISKHSGNTSVLGIIWNLDEDTLKCKINFEILTCDTRVTKRLILSLVQQIFDPIGMLVPATLLPKLLLQETSKSKISWDEILPSCFIEEFCKWLTDISLLNNVKISRYMVILESSEFHVFVDASKKAYAACIFVRSVDLDVVKVTLVRAKSRVAPLKTLSIPCLELMACCIGARLANSVRNALDLPDIRIAFWTDSSVALWWIKEQGDWSVFVTNRVKEIKQLSGSQLWRHVQGNMNPADL is encoded by the coding sequence ATGCATTCCATGACCTTTCCAGTAAATAAACTTTGGCAACTTGAAGTTTTGGGTATTTCTAGCCCCACCGAATCTGAAGGGGGGAAAGGCgatattgatttaaatgattttaatgacaaaatgaaaattcttcctGATGGAAGATATGAAATTGAACTTCCTTGGAAAcatgattttaagaatttaccTAGTAATAAAGAATTAGTATGGAGAAGACATGAAAAAATGATGAGCAAATTTGGAAATGGGGAATTCTTTTCGGATTACAAGAAAGTGTTTGAGGATTGGAAAAACTTGAATATTATTGAACGTGTGccgaatttagaattaaataaagaatgccATTATTTATCACACCGGCCAGCGATTAAATTGGAAAGCCAAACTACAAAAATTCGCCCGGTTTTTGACGCTTCTGCTTTTGAGCGAGGGAAACCTTCTTTGAATGAATGTTTGTTTAAGGGAATCAATCTAATAGAATTAATACCAGATATTCTCGATCGATTTAGAATGTATCCAATTGGTATTAGTGCAGATATTGAGAAGGCATTCTTAATGTTATCTGTTGCACCTAAAGAtagaaattttcttagattctttTATCCTTGTAATGAATTGATTTACAGACATTGTAGAATTGTATTTGGTGTTTCTTCGAgcccatttttattgaatgctaCAATTATGCATCTTCTTGAAAAttgtactgaattttatgatgtGCAGAAActcaaatgttctttttatgtTGACAATTGTTTAACTGGAGTTTGTAGTATTTCAGAGGCtgagaattttatagaaaaggcAAAAATCATTATATCTAAAGGTTGTTTTAACTTGAGAGGTTGGGAGAGCAATGTGGAATGTAAACATATCAGTAAACATTCTGGAAATACTTCAGTTTtaggaataatttggaatttagatGAGGAtactttgaaatgtaaaattaattttgaaattttaacttgtgACACTAGAGTtactaaaagattaattttgtccCTTGTACAGCAAATATTTGATCCCATTGGTATGTTAGTCCCAGCCACTTTGCTCCCCAAACTTCTGTTACAGGAAACTTCGAAGAGCAAAATTTCTTGGGACGAAATACTCCCAAGTTGTTTTATTGAAGAGTTTTGTAAATGGCTAACTGATATATCTTTATTGAACAATGTAAAAATTTCGCGATATATGGTAATTCTAGAAAGTTCtgaatttcatgtttttgtaGATGCCAGTAAAAAAGCATATGCAGCCTGTATTTTTGTACGATCTGTTGATTTGGATGTAGTAAAAGTTACTCTTGTACGGGCGAAATCTAGAGTTGCTCCCTTGAAAACTTTGAGCATACCGTGCCTCGAACTGATGGCATGTTGCATTGGGGCAAGGCTGGCAAATTCTGTTCGTAATGCCCTTGACTTACCAGATATTAGAATCGCGTTCTGGACTGATTCTTCAGTTGCTCTTTGGTGGATCAAGGAGCAAGGAGATTGGTCAGTTTTTGTTACGAATAGAGTGAAAGAAATCAAACAGTTGTCTGGATCTCAGTTATGGCGCCATGTGCAAGGAAATATGAACCCGGCTGATTTATAA
- the LOC129960390 gene encoding uncharacterized protein LOC129960390 yields MSEDIKEDDIEKESRSADEYSLNFKKMSLLVDRKTNPAVNDDTLSSVGGEKRKFKLPRLELKKFGGEIKDWLPFRGQFQKIDEDNDIDETDKFQYLVQATIPNSRTRGLVEKKHVELSTVYDRLETQLRSLETLGVSTVKYAAILFPLFESCLSEEVLKAWRINDRGLDGKDDAKESQLESLMKFLKNEVENEDRIALAMEGFSLKENNKNIKIKRDLPTAAGFFSGNKKSVLKCVFCDKNNHESKECHVVRNLDLNEKMNRLKKRGCCFRCLSNGHVSKLCRVQVNCGICGKRHHSVMCPDRKTVESSNSQEATESSINFGQFNTLTNPTCSTSVFLQTLVVVLRGEIQDFAVRALIDTGSQKSYITNLILMTGKSYIDDWKNPRFNLWINCH; encoded by the exons ATGTCTGAAGACATAAAGGAAGACGATATTGAAAAGGAATCTCGTTCAGCAGACGAGTattcactcaattttaaaaagatgagtTTATTAGTGGATAGAAAAACTAATCCCGCTGTTAATGATGATACATTATCTTCAGTTGGCGGTGAAAAGCGGAAATTCAAGCTACCTCGTTTGGAACTGAAGAAATTTGGCGGGGAAATTAAAGATTGGCTACCGTTTAGGGGACAATTCCAAAAAATTGATGAAGACAACGATATCGATGAAACCGACAAGTTTCAATATTTAGTCCAAGCAACTATCCCGAATTCCAGAACGAGGGGATTAGTTGAAA AGAAACATGTTGAATTATCAACTGTTTATGATCGACTTGAAACCCAGCTGAGATCATTAGAAACTCTTGGCGTTTCTACAGTGAAGTATGCGGCCATTTTGTTTCCCCTGTTTGAATCTTGTTTAAGTGAAGAAGTTTTAAAAGCCTGGCGAATAAATGATAGAGGATTGGATGGAAAAGATGACGCGAAAGAATCTCAATTggaaagtttgatgaaatttttgaagaacgaAGTTGAAAATGAGGACAGGATAGCTCTTGCCATGGAAGGcttctctttgaaagaaaataacaaaaatatcaagattaaaagAGACTTGCCGACAGCTGCGGGATTTTTTTCAGGAAacaaaaaatctgttttgaagtGTGTATTTTGTGACAAGAACAATCATGAATCCAAAGAATGTCATGTTGTtcgaaatttggatttaaatgagaaaatgaacCGATTGAAGAAAAGAGGTTGCTGTTTCAGATGTCTAAGTAACGGTCACGTGTCAAAGCTATGCAGGGTCCAAGTGAATTGTGGAATTTGTGGTAAAAGACATCATTCTGTGATGTGCCCTGATAGAAAGACCGTTGAGTCTTCTAACTCCCAAGAAGCAACGGAGAGTTCAATCAATTTTGGACAGTTCAATACATTGACCAATCCCACATGCTCTACAAGTGTGTTTCTACAAACCCTGGTCGTGGTCCTTCGGGGAGAAATACAGGATTTTGCTGTAAGAGCCCTCATAGACACTGGAAGTCAGAAATCTTATATTACGAATCTTATATTGATGACTGGAAAATCTTATATTGATGACTGGAAAAATCCTCGATTTAACTTGTGGATTAACTGCCATTGA